Below is a genomic region from Betta splendens chromosome 8, fBetSpl5.4, whole genome shotgun sequence.
GCACCTAACCACAAACTAAGAAGCAAAATTGTTCATAGATATATTAGACCTAAAAACGTTGTTAAAGGATAAGACATTTCCTTTTCATCAGCAAAtattgtgtgtacagtaagatAATGATCCATTACATGGGAGATGGGAAGGAGGGTTGGAAAGAGTTTGGCAGCAACAGAGCAGTGGTCCAGTTTTCTGATGCCATCATTTCTGgatgtttcctcccacagatgCAACAGGTGTTTTGCAGGTCAGAGCTCTGAAGGACTACTGGAACCTCCATGATCCCACTGCCCTCAACATCCGAGCTGGAGACGTCATCACGGTGAGAGGAGCTCCTCCCCCTTTATCTGACACACCTTCTGCGGACGAGGTTGACGATGATATGTAAtggttaataaataaataaataaaataatattattaataataataatacgaaATGACAACTGTAATATCAAATAAAGAAAAGTTTTGGGAGTGGCCCAGGGTGAACTGAAGCAATGCAACACAGCAGAGAAGGATTTACCTCATAAtctgagctgctctctgcttgaAGTCGACTGATGCAAAGCTTTAATGTAGGAATAGCTGAACTCAGTGTCTGTCAGCGTCCTCACATTCAGGTGGAGACAAATCCAACACACACCTACAAACACATACCTTCCTGTGAACTCTGTGCCGTGTCTGCATCAGCAGTGTATCAGCTTTTGTGTGATGCGCCAGGTTATAGTTGACTCCTGTCATGCTACAGTCTGTGCTACTAGGATGTAAAATAAAGCATACGTACAGTATGGAGTTCAGCGTCTACTGTCTGCTGTAATACTATTCTTGTTCCCCTATGTTACTACAAAACATAATTAATTCCATCATATTTCTGTAAAATCCGGATTTAACTTGGATTAAATGCAATCTATAAATCAGTCAAGCTGAATTCCTGAGAGTGAATCAGAGAGGTGAGTAAAGTCTGAAGCTGCAGGATGTGGCTGTGATGCAGGTTTTTATCTGTGGGCTTCGTGTTTGGACTTGCACTAAGTGCTGAACATTTCTATGCAGCGTAGCAAAAGATCATCATCAGTATGTTCTGTTCTTGTGTAAACAGTGGAAAGAGTCAAACACGGCcacattgttgtttttccaccagTGCTCACACTTTTTTTTACCAACACCAGTTTTCAGACACGACGGATGTGACTCAAACTTTagtcatatacagtatgtgtttaacCTCATGATTTGACATAACAATCGTAAGGTTGAAATAAAGACGCTGATGTCTAATCGTGTACTGCAGCGGGCTTATAACTCCTCCACTTTGACCCCTACAGGTGCTGGAGCAGCACGTGGACGGGCGGTGGAAGGGCCACATCCATGACAGTcagagagggacagacagaGTGGGCTTTTTCTCTCCGTCCATTGTGGAGGTCATCAGCAGAAGAAACGGTCAGTAGCTCTCACTAGTCGGAGTTACAGTACTGAAAGTTGTGTTCTGTCTGTAAATGaaaatgctactgtacatcacattTATACAGAAGTTAGTGTTGCGTTCACATACCACCCATTCAATGGTCAGTGTTGGCTTTGTTTCCACCACATCAGTAGGCGTCTACAGACCAGAGAGCGGTCTGTGTTCTCTAGGTTCAAGAACCCTCCTTCAGAGTCAGGGACTTATGCACCCACTTCCAGACCATCCCATGCTTCCACCTactttcctccttcctgcatCCATCTCTCCATCGGTACCACATAATCACTGACCTCCATCTCTAACCATCAGCTTCATAACCTCCTCTCCCccaacctccctccctcccctctccccctcctcccccatctcGCCCTGTAGGGGGCACCCTGTCCCGGCACGCTTCTCTGCCCACCCAGcgccagcagctgctgtccagagcccctctgtcctccagccTCAGCTCCGCCCCCCAGACTGATGACTCCTACACTCTGTACGCCCCCCCCACCCATGTGGTGCTGCCACTGGCCAATGGCCTCACTACCAGCACAGGTATACACTCTCAGGACACACACGGGGGATGAATGGAGGGTCAATGAAACATGCAGCCTCCAGATCTACGCTGTTTTTTCCTTTAAGATGACAAAAatcaattataaaaatattaatattactaataatatCTAACCTCACTCACCAGTAAGTGGTGCACCATTGTTGATTTCGTCGCTGGTTAAGCATTACAGCTGGACCAACTTGGATCACACACTTTACCTTTAACAGGCACCAACCTATGACAGCAACAGTGGTCACAAAGTCACCTTTGTGCAAACAGCGCAAGTGTCCTTAAGAGGAAACGTCTTTATCTTAGGGCTTTGATTGTCAACTACTGGATTTTGTGTGACATTTGGACAAAGACAGAGGACTGAAAAATGCTCAGCAGACAGATGGTTGTGAGTTAATGTTCGCCATGTGCAGGGTGTTAATTCTCTTCTACAAATGTAGAAAATGGAAGGTGGCGCTTAATCTGGACGGTGGAGACGGTGTCTCCAGACTATTCCTCCTCAGACAGAACAGTAGCAGAAGCATTTTCTTTTCCCCGAGTCCATGTGAGTCTTTGTGTGTGATAGGTCTCCCTCCCAGCCGCCTGTCTCAGTCTGGATGTCCCTTCGAGGACATCTGGGTTCTTAGGGACACGTGTAATGGTAAGCGCTCGTGAACGACAGCTTCTCCTCCCCGGCTGTTCTGAAGCTGCATCGCTGTCCCGCTCCACGCACTGCATCAGGACCCCACACACCAAGACCcctaaaaaaagacaaaagctgACAGCTTCACTGCCACACGTCCCCTCGCGCCGCCTCATGTTGCCTTGCGCTGCTTACATCACCTCACATCACCACACATCTTGTGATGAAAAGTTCCGCTTTAAGACATCGGTGTTAAAAGCTGACGCGAGTTGGCTCGTCAGGCTCTGAGACGAGCATGCAGCCATTGTCACAGCAACGGGAATTTGAATAAATATTGAGTTTTATTtaagttgtttatttattagtgCAGGTTTTGCTTACACAATCTCAGTTGCTGTGCCCTGTCTCTGCGTGTCTTATTAATGACACCTCTTCAGAGCTTCAACACGCTTCAgcttgtttctttctttgtttaaGGGATTTGCGTTAAAGGAACACACAAAATCACCACAGCATACATTATATATGATCTATTATCTTGGTGTGTTGGGTCCAAGAACTCTTCGTTTTTAAGTCAGTCAACAGAGCCTGTTGTTAGTTTGAGGATGTCCTGTCTCATTGTTGTAACAGAGGATCTGCAGAAATGGAGAGACAGGAGTCAGTCCTGCTGCTCCATccgtgttatttatttattgattcttTTGGCATGACCAGTTTGACTTGTGCTGTTTTCGTGCATGAGCATCCAATTTGGCAAAAGAACGACTTTGGAGCTGTCCCTCTGTCGAGTTTAGTGTAACCCACACTGAAACAGGTGGAGCTTTACGGTTTGTGAGTTTGCATGATGAGAGGTCATGAAGCTGCAAACATTGTACAGCCACATGTAAAGATGCCAGCGGTTGAAGAACGAACCCTGCTGgcttttcctccttcctgtcgTCTGTCTCCACCCGGTGCAGGCTGTTTGGCCCCGTTCTCTTGGCCTGCTGTGACTCGGCAAAGACTCGCCATCCGCTGCTTCCTAAAGTTCGAAGCTgaatctctatctctctctctatgaaCACCTGTCATCGAAAGGGatttctcttcctcccttgACAACGTGAACTCATGCTTGGTTTGTTTACAGCTGGAGACAGAAACAGCGTTGGTAGTACTGGCAGCGTGGGCAGCACCCGCAGCGCTGGGAGTGGACAGAGCACCGAGAGCAACAACGCTCCCAACGGActccagcatcacagcagccacCATGACAACACCAACAAGGTACAACAGGTATCAAACAGTCTCCTAATACTGCACAGAGGACGTGTGACTTACATTTCAAACCATGGCTTCATAATCCCACTCTAGCTGTTGTTTAACGCAGTGATTGATAGATCTGGAACAAAACCATTTAATGTAATGCAACTGCAATATGCAAAATGCAAAACCTTTCCTTTTCTGGATTAAATTTTTAAAGCTGTGCTTGCCTCAgtgtaaaatgttgttttccTACACAGAATAATTCCTTCTTTTCAGcctatgaataataaaaataaatatctttGAATAATCTTGGAATAACTACACTTATGGACACACAGAACTTAAAGCATATGGCCCTACCTGTTAAATTACTCCTGACTTTGTGTGTATCAGTCACTTAATTAATCAGCTTACAATCACTGCTAAATGACTCAGTGTCTTGTTTGAAATTTGTTGTGCAgccagcgccccctgctgttgaTTCTGGAAACTCAGACCTCAACAAACagcccgatgctgcaggtatTTTTCTTCTTACCATTCTTCATTTGATCTAAACAGTTTTTTccatcatacagtatatcttTTCAAATTCCAAAGAGCATTATATCACCAAACCCCACTACCGCTTTGACCCTCTTTTTAAAGTGTCTGTAAGATTCAGTTTTTATGAAGTATGCAAAAGAATAACCAGTGTGATGCAGGTGGGACGCCTCGCAGACAGACGGTGACGGTGCAGAGACCCGCAGAGCAGAGCTTTTCTCAGCAGTTCGTTCGTCCTCAGCAACTGTTGGACGGGAAGGTACagatatatgaatatatatatatatatgttcagAAATATGAAAGACTCCTCATGAGTCAAACTGTCAGTGGgtgtaataaaacacacacacatgcatattttCCAGGATGCGGAGGCGATTCATCAGTGGCTGTGTGAGTTCCAGCTGGAACAGTACACTGGGAACTTCATCAGCGCGGGCTATGATGTGCCGACAATCAGCAGGATGACTCCCGAGGTGAATGCACACGAGAGTCCAGGGTGTTCTTCCTTCTTGCATCCATGCTACTGTACCGCCACCCTTACGAGGACAAATCATTAGAAAACAAGTGAGTGAgagaatactgtatgtattattttctctcctgtgtgcagGATCTGACTGCCATCGGTGTGACCAAACCAGGCCACCGCAAAAAAATCTCCATCGAGATCAACAACCTGAACATCCCTGAGTGGCTGCCTGAGTATATCCCAGTAAGACCTCCAGCTGTTTGCCTAGGAATATTCACTAGCCTCCAAACACTATGCCGCCTGACCTGAATGACGTTTTCTCGCACACAGTCTGATCTGGGCGAGTGGCTCAGTGCCATTGGCCTCCCACAGTACCACAAGAAACTCGGCGAAAACGGCTACGACTCCATCAGCATTGTCAAAGACCTCACATGGGAGGATCTGCAGGAGATCGGCATCACCAAGCTGGGTGAGTGGTTCACGCTTCGGCGCTTGAACATCGCTATGGCTGTAATGGCGTTGTATTACTTTGTTGTGATGCTCGATTTTGGCCTGCAGGCCACCAGAAGAAGCTGATGTTGGCGGTGAAGAAGCTGTGTGACATTCAGAGGGCAATCTATCAGGCTGAGGCCAGCCAGGGAACTCTGCGACGCAAAGGCCCCGGCGCCCTCCAAGTGGTTGCCATCGAGCCGCCAGACGCAGGCGGCGAATGCTCCTCACCTCACACCCCAAAGATGTTAACCTTCCAGGACAGTGAGCTTAgcgcagagctgcagacagCCCTGACCAGCCACTATGGAGGCTGTGATGAGGGTTTGGCTATAAAAAGTGCAGTAGGAATGTCGCAGAGTCAGGAGAGTATTGACACTCGGTCCAGGGGCTCCGGCCGTTCCCAGGAGCCTCCTACTGCCTCCATCACCCCCCACAGCTGGTCTCAGGAGAGCCTGGACGGCAGCCCTGCTAAGGAGAGGAACCTCTCTGAGGGCTGGGACCCACGGCCACCACCCAAGCAGGTGCCTTTGGGCACAGCCACTGTGTTTAAGTACCCGACTATCCCAGCCAAGCCCAAACTGCCTGGGTCTCATGGCCCCTCTCCTCACGGCTCCCCAGCGCTGAAGGCTTTCAGCTATCTGCATTCTCACTGTGGTTCCACAGACCTGAGCTCCTCACTTAGACCTGAGAATCGCACCATGACCCTGACACCACCCAAAAAGCGCACCCAGAGCATGACTCGCTACGCCCTGTCAGACGGGGAGCCCGACGAAGACGACGAAGAGCAAGCGATTCCCACTGGCAACCTTCAGTCCTATGCCACCTTAACCCGCAAGCCGGGTCGCAGCCAGCTGGCTCGCTTACATTGCAGTCCAGAAAAGAGCAGCATCGTGGGACGCAGTCAGTCGTTTGCTGTGCGCGCTCGTAAGAAGGGgccccctccaccacctccaaaGAGACTGAGCTCAGTGAGCAGCACTACCAGCGGAGAGCTGAGCGACAGCAGCACAACGTCCTCCGCCGGCGGAGTGGTGACTGACAGTCCAGGTAGCGTGAGGAGCATCACAGCCTCGCTGGAAAGCAGcccagagaggaaaaacacaccgGGACACAAACCAAACCTAATCCAGCAGGAGCCGCCCCTCTCTTCGGCTGTTTCTGCAGGGCAGGAGCCCAATGAAGGGCTGCGGAGGAGGGTGCAGAGCGAGTGTGTTCCCGTCCCGACTGGAGGCAGTACAGAGCAAGACCGAAGTGTGAAATCAGACTCTGAAGAGGAAGACCCAAAAGGCTGTGGACTGGAGGGCTCCTCATCTCCACAGAACAGCTCCAGTGAGTGCATCCCCTTCGCAGAAGAGGGCAACTTGACCATCAAACAGAGACCCAAAGCTCCGGGACCTCCCAGGGCAGAGGCAGTGCTGGAACCTCCAGAGAAGGCAGCAGGCAAAAACCTGGAGGTGCCCGAATTTAATCTGAAGGAGTCAGACACAGTGAAGCGACGACACAAACCCAAAGATAAAGAGCAAGGAGGAGGCTCACCGAGCAGGGAGAGGGCAGAGGCAACAGGGCCGGAGTCCGGCAGCAGCAGGCCTCCATCTCTGAGCCAGGAGGAGGTGAGTCTAAGAATCAGTGAGGCCGCGCTGGAGAGGCCGGCTAGTCCGGCCACGGGGTCACCTGTCAAACCTCCCCTCTCCCCAAAACCTCCCGCAGTTGCACCAAAGCCTCTTCGACAAAGTCTGCTGTCGGCACAAGGTGAGATACTCACAGAAACTCTTTATAACAAGAAAGGGGCTCTACGACTAGCTTTTGTTGTTACTTCACCTGCTGTTGTGCTCTCAGCTCCTGGactctcctctccagctgtcACGGTCAGTGTGGTTCAAAGTGTGGCCTTCGCTTCTCCGTCCTCCCCATCCCATGGGCCCCTGGTTCCGAAGACTGCATCAGCCCCACAGAGCCCCGCGAGGACAGCAGTGAGGCCTcaagtgtgtgtggtgggtcCAGGACTTGTTCCAGAGTCGCACTGTGGAACTGCAGTGGTTCAACAGAGACTGGATCAGACGAGCACGTCGCTAGAAGCAGCGCTGATAGCTGTTGAGAGAAAGCTGAACCTGGAGGAAAACGTAGCTGGGTGAGGCATCAGTCAGGACTCAGACGTTTGTTAGATCAGTAATTGAGAGGAGCCTGACGCTTTTAATCGTTTTATGTCAATATTTATGATCTCTGTTCTTTTCCCACCAGGGGAGCAAACACAGTGAAGTCTGCAGGGACGATTCTGGACGACATTGGCAATATGTTCGATGACCTGGCCGACCAGCTGGACGCTATGTTGGACTAAAggttttaaataacaaaaacattagCCACCTCCAAcctcaggaaacaaaacagacggaGATAAAGGGGGAGAAGAACGTGTAGAAATGGACATATTTGTGTGGATCTACCCCCGGACTCACCACAGGATGGAGACGGACACTTACCAGCCTGAATAACAGCACTTATTCTCCACTGTGCTTCCTCTTTGTTCCTTCCTCATGTTTTTAACTTCAACAGTGATTTTAGTATTGATGAATTTCTTTTGACTAAAGCACAATATGTTTTGACCTGATAGTACAAAAGCTGGATGAGCGGTATGTTATCTGCCACTGGAAACTCTGGCGCAAATGACTGATACTATC
It encodes:
- the LOC114861005 gene encoding caskin-2-like isoform X2; translation: MGKEQDLLQAVKSGDLLSTQKLLSKLKGNRNKLLGSTKRLNVNYQDSDGFSALHHAALTGSTELLSALLEAQATVDIKDSNGMRPLHYAAWQGKAESVLMLLRSGASVNSVSLDGHIPLHLSAQYGHFEVSEMLLQHQSNPCLVNKAKKTPLDLACEFGRVKVAQLLLSSNMVVALLEGERKEQTDSAFTTPLHLAARNGHKDIVLLLLKAGIDINKTAKSGTALHEASLYGKTEVVRLLLDAGVDVNVRNTYNQTALDIVNQFTTSHASKDIKQLLRDATGVLQVRALKDYWNLHDPTALNIRAGDVITVLEQHVDGRWKGHIHDSQRGTDRVGFFSPSIVEVISRRNGGTLSRHASLPTQRQQLLSRAPLSSSLSSAPQTDDSYTLYAPPTHVVLPLANGLTTSTGLPPSRLSQSGCPFEDIWVLRDTCNAGDRNSVGSTGSVGSTRSAGSGQSTESNNAPNGLQHHSSHHDNTNKPAPPAVDSGNSDLNKQPDAAGGTPRRQTVTVQRPAEQSFSQQFVRPQQLLDGKDAEAIHQWLCEFQLEQYTGNFISAGYDVPTISRMTPEDLTAIGVTKPGHRKKISIEINNLNIPEWLPEYIPSDLGEWLSAIGLPQYHKKLGENGYDSISIVKDLTWEDLQEIGITKLGHQKKLMLAVKKLCDIQRAIYQAEASQGTLRRKGPGALQVVAIEPPDAGGECSSPHTPKMLTFQDSELSAELQTALTSHYGGCDEGLAIKSAVGMSQSQESIDTRSRGSGRSQEPPTASITPHSWSQESLDGSPAKERNLSEGWDPRPPPKQVPLGTATVFKYPTIPAKPKLPGSHGPSPHGSPALKAFSYLHSHCGSTDLSSSLRPENRTMTLTPPKKRTQSMTRYALSDGEPDEDDEEQAIPTGNLQSYATLTRKPGRSQLARLHCSPEKSSIVGRSQSFAVRARKKGPPPPPPKRLSSVSSTTSGELSDSSTTSSAGGVVTDSPGSVRSITASLESSPERKNTPGHKPNLIQQEPPLSSAVSAGQEPNEGLRRRVQSECVPVPTGGSTEQDRSVKSDSEEEDPKGCGLEGSSSPQNSSSECIPFAEEGNLTIKQRPKAPGPPRAEAVLEPPEKAAGKNLEVPEFNLKESDTVKRRHKPKDKEQGGGSPSRERAEATGPESGSSRPPSLSQEEVSLRISEAALERPASPATGSPVKPPLSPKPPAVAPKPLRQSLLSAQAPGLSSPAVTVSVVQSVAFASPSSPSHGPLVPKTASAPQSPARTAVRPQVCVVGPGLVPESHCGTAVVQQRLDQTSTSLEAALIAVERKLNLEENVAGGANTVKSAGTILDDIGNMFDDLADQLDAMLD
- the LOC114861005 gene encoding caskin-2-like isoform X6 encodes the protein MGKEQDLLQAVKSGDLLSTQKLLSKLKGNRNKLLGSTKRLNVNYQDSDGFSALHHAALTGSTELLSALLEAQATVDIKDSNGMRPLHYAAWQGKAESVLMLLRSGASVNSVSLDGHIPLHLSAQYGHFEVSEMLLQHQSNPCLVNKAKKTPLDLACEFGRVKVAQLLLSSNMVVALLEGERKEQTDSAFTTPLHLAARNGHKDIVLLLLKAGIDINKTAKSGTALHEASLYGKTEVVRLLLDAGVDVNVRNTYNQTALDIVNQFTTSHASKDIKQLLRDATGVLQVRALKDYWNLHDPTALNIRAGDVITVLEQHVDGRWKGHIHDSQRGTDRVGFFSPSIVEVISRRNGLPPSRLSQSGCPFEDIWVLRDTCNAGDRNSVGSTGSVGSTRSAGSGQSTESNNAPNGLQHHSSHHDNTNKPAPPAVDSGNSDLNKQPDAAGGTPRRQTVTVQRPAEQSFSQQFVRPQQLLDGKDAEAIHQWLCEFQLEQYTGNFISAGYDVPTISRMTPEDLTAIGVTKPGHRKKISIEINNLNIPEWLPEYIPSDLGEWLSAIGLPQYHKKLGENGYDSISIVKDLTWEDLQEIGITKLGHQKKLMLAVKKLCDIQRAIYQAEASQGTLRRKGPGALQVVAIEPPDAGGECSSPHTPKMLTFQDSELSAELQTALTSHYGGCDEGLAIKSAVGMSQSQESIDTRSRGSGRSQEPPTASITPHSWSQESLDGSPAKERNLSEGWDPRPPPKQVPLGTATVFKYPTIPAKPKLPGSHGPSPHGSPALKAFSYLHSHCGSTDLSSSLRPENRTMTLTPPKKRTQSMTRYALSDGEPDEDDEEQAIPTGNLQSYATLTRKPGRSQLARLHCSPEKSSIVGRSQSFAVRARKKGPPPPPPKRLSSVSSTTSGELSDSSTTSSAGGVVTDSPGSVRSITASLESSPERKNTPGHKPNLIQQEPPLSSAVSAGQEPNEGLRRRVQSECVPVPTGGSTEQDRSVKSDSEEEDPKGCGLEGSSSPQNSSSECIPFAEEGNLTIKQRPKAPGPPRAEAVLEPPEKAAGKNLEVPEFNLKESDTVKRRHKPKDKEQGGGSPSRERAEATGPESGSSRPPSLSQEEVSLRISEAALERPASPATGSPVKPPLSPKPPAVAPKPLRQSLLSAQAPGLSSPAVTVSVVQSVAFASPSSPSHGPLVPKTASAPQSPARTAVRPQVCVVGPGLVPESHCGTAVVQQRLDQTSTSLEAALIAVERKLNLEENVAGGANTVKSAGTILDDIGNMFDDLADQLDAMLD
- the LOC114861005 gene encoding caskin-2-like isoform X3, coding for MGKEQDLLQAVKSGDLLSTQKLLSKLKGNRNKLLGSTKRLNVNYQDSDGFSALHHAALTGSTELLSALLEAQATVDIKDSNGMRPLHYAAWQGKAESVLMLLRSGASVNSVSLDGHIPLHLSAQYGHFEVSEMLLQHQSNPCLVNKAKKTPLDLACEFGRVKVAQLLLSSNMVVALLEGERKEQTDSAFTTPLHLAARNGHKDIVLLLLKAGIDINKTAKSGTALHEASLYGKTEVVRLLLDAGVDVNVRNTYNQTALDIVNQFTTSHASKDIKQLLRDATGVLQVRALKDYWNLHDPTALNIRAGDVITVLEQHVDGRWKGHIHDSQRGTDRVGFFSPSIVEVISRRNGGTLSRHASLPTQRQQLLSRAPLSSSLSSAPQTDDSYTLYAPPTHVVLPLANGLTTSTAGDRNSVGSTGSVGSTRSAGSGQSTESNNAPNGLQHHSSHHDNTNKVQQPAPPAVDSGNSDLNKQPDAAGGTPRRQTVTVQRPAEQSFSQQFVRPQQLLDGKDAEAIHQWLCEFQLEQYTGNFISAGYDVPTISRMTPEDLTAIGVTKPGHRKKISIEINNLNIPEWLPEYIPSDLGEWLSAIGLPQYHKKLGENGYDSISIVKDLTWEDLQEIGITKLGHQKKLMLAVKKLCDIQRAIYQAEASQGTLRRKGPGALQVVAIEPPDAGGECSSPHTPKMLTFQDSELSAELQTALTSHYGGCDEGLAIKSAVGMSQSQESIDTRSRGSGRSQEPPTASITPHSWSQESLDGSPAKERNLSEGWDPRPPPKQVPLGTATVFKYPTIPAKPKLPGSHGPSPHGSPALKAFSYLHSHCGSTDLSSSLRPENRTMTLTPPKKRTQSMTRYALSDGEPDEDDEEQAIPTGNLQSYATLTRKPGRSQLARLHCSPEKSSIVGRSQSFAVRARKKGPPPPPPKRLSSVSSTTSGELSDSSTTSSAGGVVTDSPGSVRSITASLESSPERKNTPGHKPNLIQQEPPLSSAVSAGQEPNEGLRRRVQSECVPVPTGGSTEQDRSVKSDSEEEDPKGCGLEGSSSPQNSSSECIPFAEEGNLTIKQRPKAPGPPRAEAVLEPPEKAAGKNLEVPEFNLKESDTVKRRHKPKDKEQGGGSPSRERAEATGPESGSSRPPSLSQEEVSLRISEAALERPASPATGSPVKPPLSPKPPAVAPKPLRQSLLSAQAPGLSSPAVTVSVVQSVAFASPSSPSHGPLVPKTASAPQSPARTAVRPQVCVVGPGLVPESHCGTAVVQQRLDQTSTSLEAALIAVERKLNLEENVAGGANTVKSAGTILDDIGNMFDDLADQLDAMLD
- the LOC114861005 gene encoding caskin-2-like isoform X5, translated to MGKEQDLLQAVKSGDLLSTQKLLSKLKGNRNKLLGSTKRLNVNYQDSDGFSALHHAALTGSTELLSALLEAQATVDIKDSNGMRPLHYAAWQGKAESVLMLLRSGASVNSVSLDGHIPLHLSAQYGHFEVSEMLLQHQSNPCLVNKAKKTPLDLACEFGRVKVAQLLLSSNMVVALLEGERKEQTDSAFTTPLHLAARNGHKDIVLLLLKAGIDINKTAKSGTALHEASLYGKTEVVRLLLDAGVDVNVRNTYNQTALDIVNQFTTSHASKDIKQLLRDATGVLQVRALKDYWNLHDPTALNIRAGDVITVLEQHVDGRWKGHIHDSQRGTDRVGFFSPSIVEVISRRNGLPPSRLSQSGCPFEDIWVLRDTCNAGDRNSVGSTGSVGSTRSAGSGQSTESNNAPNGLQHHSSHHDNTNKVQQPAPPAVDSGNSDLNKQPDAAGGTPRRQTVTVQRPAEQSFSQQFVRPQQLLDGKDAEAIHQWLCEFQLEQYTGNFISAGYDVPTISRMTPEDLTAIGVTKPGHRKKISIEINNLNIPEWLPEYIPSDLGEWLSAIGLPQYHKKLGENGYDSISIVKDLTWEDLQEIGITKLGHQKKLMLAVKKLCDIQRAIYQAEASQGTLRRKGPGALQVVAIEPPDAGGECSSPHTPKMLTFQDSELSAELQTALTSHYGGCDEGLAIKSAVGMSQSQESIDTRSRGSGRSQEPPTASITPHSWSQESLDGSPAKERNLSEGWDPRPPPKQVPLGTATVFKYPTIPAKPKLPGSHGPSPHGSPALKAFSYLHSHCGSTDLSSSLRPENRTMTLTPPKKRTQSMTRYALSDGEPDEDDEEQAIPTGNLQSYATLTRKPGRSQLARLHCSPEKSSIVGRSQSFAVRARKKGPPPPPPKRLSSVSSTTSGELSDSSTTSSAGGVVTDSPGSVRSITASLESSPERKNTPGHKPNLIQQEPPLSSAVSAGQEPNEGLRRRVQSECVPVPTGGSTEQDRSVKSDSEEEDPKGCGLEGSSSPQNSSSECIPFAEEGNLTIKQRPKAPGPPRAEAVLEPPEKAAGKNLEVPEFNLKESDTVKRRHKPKDKEQGGGSPSRERAEATGPESGSSRPPSLSQEEVSLRISEAALERPASPATGSPVKPPLSPKPPAVAPKPLRQSLLSAQAPGLSSPAVTVSVVQSVAFASPSSPSHGPLVPKTASAPQSPARTAVRPQVCVVGPGLVPESHCGTAVVQQRLDQTSTSLEAALIAVERKLNLEENVAGGANTVKSAGTILDDIGNMFDDLADQLDAMLD
- the LOC114861005 gene encoding caskin-2-like isoform X1; translated protein: MGKEQDLLQAVKSGDLLSTQKLLSKLKGNRNKLLGSTKRLNVNYQDSDGFSALHHAALTGSTELLSALLEAQATVDIKDSNGMRPLHYAAWQGKAESVLMLLRSGASVNSVSLDGHIPLHLSAQYGHFEVSEMLLQHQSNPCLVNKAKKTPLDLACEFGRVKVAQLLLSSNMVVALLEGERKEQTDSAFTTPLHLAARNGHKDIVLLLLKAGIDINKTAKSGTALHEASLYGKTEVVRLLLDAGVDVNVRNTYNQTALDIVNQFTTSHASKDIKQLLRDATGVLQVRALKDYWNLHDPTALNIRAGDVITVLEQHVDGRWKGHIHDSQRGTDRVGFFSPSIVEVISRRNGGTLSRHASLPTQRQQLLSRAPLSSSLSSAPQTDDSYTLYAPPTHVVLPLANGLTTSTGLPPSRLSQSGCPFEDIWVLRDTCNAGDRNSVGSTGSVGSTRSAGSGQSTESNNAPNGLQHHSSHHDNTNKVQQPAPPAVDSGNSDLNKQPDAAGGTPRRQTVTVQRPAEQSFSQQFVRPQQLLDGKDAEAIHQWLCEFQLEQYTGNFISAGYDVPTISRMTPEDLTAIGVTKPGHRKKISIEINNLNIPEWLPEYIPSDLGEWLSAIGLPQYHKKLGENGYDSISIVKDLTWEDLQEIGITKLGHQKKLMLAVKKLCDIQRAIYQAEASQGTLRRKGPGALQVVAIEPPDAGGECSSPHTPKMLTFQDSELSAELQTALTSHYGGCDEGLAIKSAVGMSQSQESIDTRSRGSGRSQEPPTASITPHSWSQESLDGSPAKERNLSEGWDPRPPPKQVPLGTATVFKYPTIPAKPKLPGSHGPSPHGSPALKAFSYLHSHCGSTDLSSSLRPENRTMTLTPPKKRTQSMTRYALSDGEPDEDDEEQAIPTGNLQSYATLTRKPGRSQLARLHCSPEKSSIVGRSQSFAVRARKKGPPPPPPKRLSSVSSTTSGELSDSSTTSSAGGVVTDSPGSVRSITASLESSPERKNTPGHKPNLIQQEPPLSSAVSAGQEPNEGLRRRVQSECVPVPTGGSTEQDRSVKSDSEEEDPKGCGLEGSSSPQNSSSECIPFAEEGNLTIKQRPKAPGPPRAEAVLEPPEKAAGKNLEVPEFNLKESDTVKRRHKPKDKEQGGGSPSRERAEATGPESGSSRPPSLSQEEVSLRISEAALERPASPATGSPVKPPLSPKPPAVAPKPLRQSLLSAQAPGLSSPAVTVSVVQSVAFASPSSPSHGPLVPKTASAPQSPARTAVRPQVCVVGPGLVPESHCGTAVVQQRLDQTSTSLEAALIAVERKLNLEENVAGGANTVKSAGTILDDIGNMFDDLADQLDAMLD